From Streptomyces sp. NBC_00690, a single genomic window includes:
- a CDS encoding exonuclease SbcCD subunit D — protein sequence MRFLHTSDWHLGRSLHRVPMLSAQATFLDRLISTVHEREVDAVLVAGDIYDRAVPPLAAVELFDDALHRLAAASVPTVMISGNHDSARRLGVGAGLIDRAGIHLRTDPAGCATPVLLEDAAGQIACYGLPYLEPALVKDEFRTAAARHEAVLAAAMDRVRADLAGRPDGTRSIVLAHAFVAGGQPSDSERDITVGGVAAVPAGVFHGVDYVALGHLHGCQTITDRVRYSGSPLPYSFSEVHHRKTMWLIDLGAQGEIHAERIDTPVPRPLARLRGTLDELLTDESLDRHAEAFVEATLTDASRPADPMARLTRRFPHTLSLVFEPERGPDGPTARSYAERLKGRGDQQIAEDFVAHVRAGQGPDEQERAVLSGAFDDIRAAVAAHDSGGVRTVPRQSNPGRKTVASAGEATG from the coding sequence GTGAGATTTCTCCACACGTCGGACTGGCATCTGGGGCGTTCGCTCCACCGGGTGCCCATGCTTTCCGCGCAGGCGACCTTCCTCGACCGGTTGATCAGCACCGTGCATGAGCGCGAGGTCGACGCGGTCCTGGTCGCAGGCGACATCTACGACCGGGCCGTCCCACCGCTCGCCGCCGTGGAACTCTTTGACGACGCCCTCCACCGGCTCGCCGCCGCCTCGGTCCCCACCGTGATGATCTCCGGCAACCATGACTCGGCACGTCGCCTCGGGGTGGGGGCCGGGCTGATCGACCGTGCCGGCATCCACCTCCGGACCGACCCGGCCGGCTGCGCCACGCCCGTACTCCTCGAAGACGCGGCGGGCCAGATCGCCTGCTACGGACTGCCGTACCTCGAACCCGCTCTGGTGAAGGATGAGTTCCGCACTGCCGCCGCCCGCCATGAAGCAGTGCTTGCCGCAGCCATGGACCGGGTGCGCGCCGACCTCGCGGGCCGACCCGACGGCACCCGTTCCATCGTGCTCGCCCATGCCTTCGTCGCCGGCGGCCAACCGAGCGACAGCGAGCGTGACATCACCGTGGGCGGGGTCGCCGCCGTGCCAGCCGGGGTCTTCCACGGAGTGGACTACGTCGCGCTCGGCCATCTGCACGGCTGCCAGACCATCACCGACCGGGTGCGCTACAGCGGTTCTCCGCTCCCGTACTCCTTCTCCGAAGTCCACCACCGCAAGACCATGTGGCTGATCGACCTCGGTGCGCAGGGTGAGATCCACGCCGAGCGCATCGACACCCCCGTGCCCCGTCCGCTGGCCCGGCTGCGTGGCACACTCGACGAACTGCTCACCGACGAGTCGCTCGATCGCCATGCGGAGGCGTTCGTGGAGGCGACCCTCACCGACGCATCCCGTCCGGCCGACCCCATGGCCAGGCTCACCCGGCGCTTCCCGCACACCCTCAGCCTGGTCTTCGAGCCGGAGCGCGGCCCCGACGGGCCGACCGCACGTTCCTACGCCGAGCGGCTCAAAGGCCGTGGCGACCAGCAGATCGCCGAGGACTTCGTGGCGCACGTCCGCGCCGGGCAGGGCCCCGACGAGCAGGAGCGGGCCGTGCTGAGCGGGGCGTTCGACGACATCCGGGCCGCGGTGGCGGCACACGACAGCGGAGGCGTACGCACGGTGCCCCGGCAATCCAACCCCGGCCGCAAGACCGTCGCGAGCGCCGGCGAGGCGACCGGATGA
- a CDS encoding YncE family protein: MDTARHRTCGPTRSGGRMRPIAALLCFAALMGCSTGRGGEQGVESRPPAPATSAPSSPTGSPAPGRVTARGTLLVADFGSDTVTFLHPRTGPFASVRVGTAPYGLAVDAEGRAWVATAEGVAIVDTRTRSSLGRIPYRTDTGPVTEGEYRGGGMGIALSPDGSRVYVGVNVPGGPGVLEVIDTAQRSVVDTVPIGRRPFDVDVARDGREVYATQHDSFDVTAVRADTLATRRFEVAPYGTEGGLGSWLKPHYAAVAADGRLLLPFEGERLAVLDPRTGRVTVARMTADTHQHGVALTAEGTLLVVGTGPIGSGDREASLTIRSRDGKERLVPLDGPHEDITVSPDGRTAYVTGGFTRDGYWDGITVVDLDRGTSRKLPGGKRPLGIAVLVGG; encoded by the coding sequence ATGGACACCGCTCGACACCGGACCTGCGGGCCGACCCGTAGCGGCGGCCGGATGCGTCCGATCGCGGCTCTGCTCTGCTTCGCCGCCCTGATGGGCTGCTCGACCGGCCGCGGTGGCGAACAGGGCGTCGAGTCCCGGCCACCCGCCCCGGCGACGTCCGCGCCCTCCTCCCCCACCGGGTCCCCCGCACCGGGACGGGTCACCGCCCGGGGCACCCTGTTGGTCGCCGACTTCGGCAGCGACACCGTCACCTTCCTCCATCCGCGGACGGGCCCCTTCGCTTCGGTCAGGGTCGGTACGGCGCCCTACGGTCTGGCAGTGGACGCCGAGGGGCGCGCCTGGGTCGCCACCGCGGAGGGCGTCGCGATCGTGGACACCCGAACCCGCAGCAGCCTGGGCCGCATCCCGTACCGAACGGACACCGGACCGGTCACGGAGGGGGAGTACCGCGGCGGCGGCATGGGGATCGCGCTCTCTCCCGACGGTTCACGGGTCTATGTGGGGGTGAACGTGCCGGGCGGCCCCGGCGTCCTGGAAGTGATCGACACCGCCCAGCGGTCCGTCGTCGACACGGTTCCGATCGGCCGCCGTCCGTTCGATGTCGATGTGGCCCGCGACGGGCGGGAGGTGTACGCCACCCAGCACGACTCCTTCGACGTGACCGCCGTACGTGCGGACACCCTGGCGACCCGCCGCTTCGAGGTCGCGCCGTACGGCACCGAGGGGGGCCTCGGCTCATGGCTGAAGCCGCACTACGCAGCGGTCGCCGCGGACGGGCGACTGTTGCTGCCCTTCGAAGGGGAGCGGCTGGCCGTGCTCGATCCGCGCACGGGTCGGGTGACGGTGGCAAGGATGACGGCCGACACGCATCAGCACGGAGTCGCGCTCACGGCCGAGGGAACCCTGCTCGTGGTCGGTACCGGGCCGATCGGGTCGGGTGATCGGGAGGCTTCGCTCACCATCAGGTCCCGCGACGGCAAAGAACGCCTCGTCCCGCTCGACGGCCCGCACGAGGACATCACCGTCTCCCCCGACGGGCGGACCGCCTATGTGACGGGCGGCTTCACTCGGGACGGGTACTGGGACGGCATCACCGTCGTCGACCTCGACCGGGGAACGTCCAGGAAACTACCGGGCGGAAAGCGCCCGCTGGGCATCGCGGTCCTAGTCGGCGGCTGA
- a CDS encoding YigZ family protein, whose product MQDQYRTLAYEGVHETEINRSRFICALAPVATEEEAQAFVARIRREHPTATHNCFAYVLGADASVQRASDDGEPGGTAGVPMLQMLLRRDIRYAAAVVTRYYGGVKLGAGGLIRAYGGVVGEALDALGTTVRQRYRLVIVTVDHQRAGKLENDLRATGHTVRDVRYAEQVTLEIALPDARTDEFVRWLADATAGSAEWEFGGEAYGEL is encoded by the coding sequence ATGCAGGACCAGTACCGGACCCTCGCCTATGAAGGCGTGCACGAGACAGAGATCAATCGATCGCGCTTCATCTGTGCGCTGGCACCCGTCGCCACCGAAGAGGAGGCGCAGGCGTTCGTCGCCCGCATCCGGCGCGAGCATCCGACCGCCACCCACAACTGCTTCGCCTATGTACTGGGGGCCGACGCCTCCGTACAGAGGGCCAGCGACGACGGCGAGCCGGGCGGCACGGCCGGGGTCCCGATGCTCCAGATGCTCCTGCGTCGCGACATCCGCTATGCCGCGGCCGTGGTCACCCGCTACTACGGGGGCGTCAAGCTCGGCGCCGGTGGGCTCATCCGGGCGTACGGGGGAGTGGTCGGGGAGGCGCTCGATGCGTTGGGCACGACCGTGCGCCAGCGCTATCGGCTGGTCATCGTCACCGTGGACCACCAGCGCGCGGGCAAGCTGGAGAACGACCTCCGCGCGACCGGGCACACGGTCCGGGACGTGCGCTATGCGGAGCAGGTGACCTTGGAGATCGCCCTTCCGGACGCACGCACCGATGAATTTGTCCGCTGGTTGGCCGATGCGACGGCGGGATCGGCGGAGTGGGAGTTCGGCGGCGAGGCGTACGGGGAGCTGTGA
- a CDS encoding CoA-binding protein, whose amino-acid sequence MDAETETIRRILTTSGDTWAVVGLSNNESRAAYGVARVLQRFGKRIVPVHPKAETVHGERGYASLADVPFPVDVVDVFVNSQWAGAVADEAVAIGAKAVWFQLGVIDDEAYARTRAAGLDMVMDHCPAIEIPRLG is encoded by the coding sequence ATGGACGCAGAGACGGAGACCATCCGCAGGATCTTGACGACGAGCGGTGACACCTGGGCCGTGGTGGGTTTGTCCAACAATGAGTCGCGGGCCGCGTACGGCGTCGCCCGGGTGCTCCAGCGCTTCGGCAAACGCATCGTCCCGGTGCATCCCAAGGCGGAGACGGTGCACGGCGAACGGGGGTACGCCAGTCTCGCCGATGTTCCCTTCCCGGTGGATGTGGTCGACGTCTTCGTCAACTCCCAGTGGGCCGGTGCCGTCGCCGATGAGGCGGTGGCGATCGGGGCGAAGGCGGTCTGGTTCCAACTGGGTGTGATCGACGACGAGGCGTACGCACGGACTCGGGCCGCCGGGCTCGACATGGTGATGGACCACTGCCCCGCCATTGAAATCCCGCGGCTCGGCTGA
- a CDS encoding YbaK/EbsC family protein, with protein sequence MRAPIGTFDNARPAIDCLDLLTPSVVDALRGWSADVPVDQLIYVDTDPEIADTASFVEHHGRELLDQSANCVVVAGKRGAESTLAACLVQSRTRVDVNGLVRKELGARKASFAPRDTATGETGMEYGGITPIGLPTGWPVLVDAAVVDLPWVLIGSGRRRGKLIVPGKAFAGLPGAMVLEGLGV encoded by the coding sequence ATGCGTGCTCCCATCGGAACCTTCGACAACGCCCGACCCGCCATCGACTGTCTTGACCTGCTGACACCGTCCGTCGTGGATGCCCTGCGCGGATGGTCCGCAGACGTCCCCGTCGACCAGTTGATCTACGTCGACACCGATCCGGAGATCGCGGACACCGCAAGCTTCGTGGAGCACCACGGCCGTGAACTGCTCGACCAGTCGGCCAACTGTGTGGTCGTCGCGGGTAAGCGGGGTGCCGAGTCCACCCTTGCCGCCTGTCTGGTGCAGTCCCGCACCCGCGTCGACGTCAACGGCCTCGTCCGCAAGGAACTGGGCGCCCGCAAGGCGTCGTTCGCCCCACGCGACACGGCCACCGGAGAGACCGGCATGGAGTACGGGGGCATTACCCCGATCGGCCTGCCGACGGGCTGGCCCGTGCTTGTGGATGCGGCCGTCGTCGACCTTCCCTGGGTCCTCATCGGCAGCGGACGCAGGCGCGGAAAGCTAATCGTCCCCGGAAAGGCGTTCGCAGGGCTCCCCGGCGCGATGGTCCTGGAGGGTCTGGGAGTCTGA
- a CDS encoding helix-turn-helix domain-containing protein — translation MSDLDQLTQSLARNLKHWRGRRSLTLDGLATRSGVSRGMIIQIEQARTNPSVGTTVKLADALGISITTLLDYEQGPQVRLVPPQAAVRMWSTSTGSSTTLLIGTESPGPLELWSWRLMPGDHSESDAHPEGTVELLHVTAGELTLVVDGESHAVSAGTSASFDAQVPHGYRNEGTTAVEMTMAVSVPPVR, via the coding sequence GTGTCGGACCTCGACCAGCTCACCCAATCCCTCGCCCGCAACCTCAAGCACTGGCGCGGTCGGCGGAGCCTCACCCTCGACGGGCTCGCCACCCGCTCCGGAGTCAGCCGGGGCATGATCATCCAGATTGAGCAGGCGCGCACCAACCCCAGTGTGGGAACCACGGTGAAGCTCGCCGACGCACTCGGCATCAGCATCACCACCCTCCTCGACTATGAGCAGGGCCCGCAGGTGCGGCTCGTGCCGCCACAGGCGGCGGTGCGCATGTGGTCCACCTCCACCGGTAGCTCCACGACCCTGCTGATCGGAACCGAAAGTCCCGGACCGCTGGAGCTGTGGTCCTGGCGGCTGATGCCCGGCGACCACAGCGAGTCCGACGCCCACCCGGAGGGAACGGTAGAACTGCTGCACGTGACCGCGGGTGAACTCACCCTGGTCGTGGACGGCGAGTCTCATGCGGTCAGCGCCGGAACATCAGCTTCCTTCGATGCGCAGGTGCCGCACGGCTATCGCAACGAAGGGACGACGGCCGTGGAGATGACGATGGCGGTCAGCGTCCCGCCCGTGCGCTAG
- a CDS encoding DMT family transporter, whose translation MTALLALATSLLWGLADFGGGLLTRRIPALTVVVASQVLATVVLAFVVLATGAWDQAGPRLGYAVAAGVVGTAAMLCFYQALALGPMGVVSPLGSLGVAVPVGIGLMLGERPGLLQFAGIAVAVMGVVLAGGPELRGTSVRRQAIMLTLVAAVGFGAVMALIAEAATSISGLFLALLVQRITNVTVGGAALYVSVRRGGRALPEEGGASVVLSSLPALAFVGLADVAANGTYSLAANSGPVTVAAVLASLYPVVTVLAAFAFLQERLKGIQAAGAGLALVGTILLATR comes from the coding sequence ATGACGGCGTTGCTGGCCCTGGCGACCAGCCTGCTCTGGGGCCTGGCGGATTTCGGCGGCGGACTGCTGACCCGCCGAATACCGGCGCTCACGGTCGTGGTGGCCTCACAGGTCCTGGCCACCGTGGTGCTCGCCTTCGTCGTACTGGCCACCGGCGCATGGGACCAGGCCGGCCCGAGGCTGGGGTACGCGGTCGCGGCGGGGGTCGTGGGAACCGCGGCGATGCTCTGCTTCTACCAGGCCCTTGCCCTGGGACCCATGGGAGTGGTCTCCCCTCTCGGATCACTGGGTGTGGCCGTCCCCGTGGGGATAGGACTGATGCTCGGCGAACGCCCCGGCCTGCTCCAGTTCGCCGGGATCGCCGTGGCCGTGATGGGTGTGGTCCTCGCCGGCGGGCCCGAGTTGCGGGGCACGTCCGTCCGACGACAGGCGATCATGCTGACCTTGGTGGCAGCGGTCGGCTTCGGCGCGGTGATGGCCCTGATCGCCGAAGCGGCCACTTCCATCAGCGGACTCTTCCTCGCCCTCCTCGTCCAACGCATCACCAATGTGACCGTGGGGGGCGCGGCCCTGTACGTGTCCGTCCGTCGGGGCGGTCGCGCCCTGCCCGAGGAGGGCGGCGCAAGTGTCGTACTCAGCTCACTACCGGCACTCGCCTTCGTGGGCCTCGCGGACGTGGCGGCGAACGGCACCTACTCACTCGCGGCCAACAGCGGGCCGGTCACCGTGGCGGCGGTGTTGGCCAGCCTCTATCCGGTGGTAACCGTTCTGGCCGCATTCGCCTTCCTACAGGAGCGGCTGAAAGGGATTCAGGCAGCGGGCGCAGGGCTCGCCTTGGTCGGCACGATCCTGCTGGCCACCCGCTGA
- a CDS encoding acyltransferase gives MSGNRNVFSSRSPSGWWRRAVTRAVHGGWRWVQEAGAVTAEHPGRLSFRALGHGTRLAFPQGTVFGEQWIELGDHCIIGEQVTLTAGMMPGLDLGPAAILTLGDGVVLGRGSHVIADTRVVIGSDTYCGPYVYITSTNHSYDDPGQPVGKQWPRTEPVEIGPGCWLGTGAVVLPGARLGRNVVVAAGSVVRGDVPDHSVVAGAPARVVRKWDAERGWQPPLRTPAPVPIPEGVTPEQLVALAEGESEPES, from the coding sequence GTGTCCGGAAACAGAAACGTGTTCTCGTCCAGATCGCCTTCCGGCTGGTGGCGGCGGGCTGTGACCCGCGCTGTCCATGGCGGCTGGCGTTGGGTGCAGGAAGCGGGGGCGGTCACCGCGGAGCATCCCGGGCGGCTGAGCTTCCGGGCGTTGGGGCACGGGACCAGGCTGGCCTTCCCTCAGGGCACGGTGTTCGGGGAGCAGTGGATCGAACTGGGGGACCACTGCATCATCGGCGAACAGGTCACTCTCACCGCGGGAATGATGCCCGGACTCGATCTCGGGCCCGCGGCGATCCTGACGCTGGGTGACGGAGTCGTGCTCGGGCGGGGCAGTCATGTCATCGCCGACACGCGGGTCGTCATCGGCTCCGACACCTACTGCGGGCCCTACGTCTACATCACTTCGACCAATCACAGCTACGACGACCCCGGGCAACCGGTCGGCAAGCAGTGGCCGCGAACCGAGCCCGTGGAGATTGGGCCCGGCTGCTGGCTGGGGACCGGCGCGGTCGTCCTCCCCGGCGCCCGACTCGGCCGCAATGTCGTGGTCGCTGCCGGGTCCGTCGTGCGCGGCGACGTGCCCGATCACTCCGTCGTCGCCGGGGCTCCTGCCCGTGTGGTGCGGAAATGGGACGCGGAGCGAGGATGGCAGCCTCCGCTGCGCACACCGGCGCCGGTTCCCATCCCCGAAGGCGTCACCCCGGAGCAGTTGGTGGCTCTCGCTGAAGGGGAGTCAGAACCGGAGAGCTGA
- a CDS encoding ATP-binding protein, with amino-acid sequence MSVPVAPKPRRIRTPQPLPLFIPLGSVVVAGAVGGAAIAAAPPAARSWVAATVAAGWLWVAAVTVTTLLNARRLRTKTTAAGDELRSLQAHAAQTGADSAHLVNVTLPSLVKRLRDGESAERALGGTPAPADPQLRRAVQIFATELATSEERARVSGADSIQAVRQLAQAADDLDRLTTVTLPAAIERLRGGASAGTALAELEHPNDARLRVILDSIVREFAFSERRAAAAQGASAKVLSRVQAKAVSMLADLRDMQDRHGEEVFGDLLKLDHNTSQLGLLTDRLALLMGGRASRAWNKPIGMESILRGAVGRIAAYQRVRLHSSSTAAVAGYAAEGVMHLLAELMDNAANFSPPIDEVHVYVEERTAGLVITIEDSGLKMADAAMRRAEESVSGRGSDLATLQSTRLGLVVVGILAAKYGMSVSFRPSSRGGTGVVVLFPPQLLHQSRGVSIDAHSPLYAPEPASDRLPPTPSAPANSAPPSPYSTPPAPSLPAQGGPRMATPNGLPVRPPGRTMAAADRGRGDQQTTDSQPTPPPPPPTPGRDAGTQFGAFHRARKAREGQQPKPSDQ; translated from the coding sequence ATGTCAGTACCAGTCGCGCCGAAACCGCGCAGGATACGAACACCACAGCCGTTGCCCCTCTTCATCCCCCTGGGGTCGGTCGTGGTGGCCGGAGCGGTCGGTGGCGCTGCGATCGCGGCTGCTCCTCCTGCCGCGCGCAGTTGGGTCGCGGCCACCGTCGCGGCCGGCTGGCTCTGGGTGGCCGCGGTCACCGTCACCACCCTGCTCAACGCCCGGCGGCTACGGACCAAGACGACCGCCGCCGGAGATGAACTGCGCTCCCTCCAGGCACATGCGGCGCAGACCGGAGCGGACTCCGCGCATCTTGTGAACGTCACCCTCCCCTCCCTCGTCAAGAGGTTGCGGGACGGCGAGTCGGCCGAAAGGGCACTCGGCGGCACGCCGGCACCCGCGGACCCGCAACTGCGTCGTGCAGTACAGATCTTCGCCACGGAACTCGCCACCAGCGAGGAGCGCGCCCGTGTCTCGGGTGCCGACAGCATCCAAGCCGTACGGCAGTTGGCCCAGGCGGCCGACGATCTAGACCGGCTCACCACCGTCACCCTGCCCGCCGCCATCGAGCGCCTTCGGGGCGGAGCGTCCGCGGGCACCGCCCTGGCCGAGCTCGAACATCCGAACGACGCCCGGCTGCGGGTGATCCTGGACTCGATCGTGCGGGAGTTCGCCTTCAGCGAGCGCCGCGCGGCAGCGGCCCAGGGCGCCAGCGCCAAGGTGCTCAGCCGGGTCCAGGCGAAGGCCGTCAGCATGCTCGCCGACCTTCGGGACATGCAGGATCGTCACGGCGAAGAGGTTTTCGGCGATCTGCTCAAGCTCGACCACAACACCTCCCAACTCGGCCTGCTCACCGACCGACTGGCGCTGCTCATGGGTGGTCGGGCAAGTCGGGCCTGGAACAAGCCGATCGGGATGGAGAGCATCCTGCGCGGTGCGGTGGGCAGGATCGCCGCCTACCAGCGGGTGCGTCTGCACTCCTCCAGCACCGCGGCCGTCGCCGGCTACGCGGCCGAGGGCGTCATGCACCTCCTGGCCGAACTGATGGACAACGCGGCCAACTTCTCGCCGCCGATCGACGAGGTCCACGTCTACGTCGAGGAACGCACCGCCGGACTGGTCATCACCATCGAGGACAGCGGGCTGAAGATGGCCGACGCGGCCATGCGGCGCGCGGAGGAATCCGTGTCCGGGCGCGGCTCCGATCTGGCCACGCTCCAGAGCACCCGGCTCGGGCTCGTCGTCGTCGGCATCCTCGCCGCCAAGTACGGGATGAGCGTCAGCTTCCGGCCGTCGTCGCGCGGGGGGACCGGTGTCGTGGTCCTCTTCCCGCCGCAGTTGCTGCACCAGTCGCGCGGAGTCTCCATCGATGCGCACTCCCCCCTGTATGCGCCCGAGCCCGCATCGGACCGGCTGCCGCCCACGCCCTCCGCACCGGCCAACTCCGCGCCGCCGAGCCCGTACTCGACACCCCCCGCTCCCTCCCTCCCCGCCCAGGGCGGTCCGCGCATGGCAACTCCGAACGGGCTGCCCGTTCGACCACCGGGACGCACCATGGCCGCGGCCGACCGCGGCAGGGGCGACCAGCAGACCACCGACTCGCAGCCCACTCCGCCCCCGCCGCCCCCAACGCCGGGACGGGACGCCGGAACCCAGTTCGGCGCCTTCCACCGGGCGCGCAAGGCGCGGGAGGGGCAGCAGCCGAAGCCGTCGGACCAGTAG
- a CDS encoding roadblock/LC7 domain-containing protein produces MQTTDNSLTWLLEGLLERTPGTRHALVLSRDGLKLCWTPHLTLDQADQLSAICSGIQALAQGASVEFGDGSGGVRHSMTEFHGGLLFIVEAGDGAHLAVIAADGADPGAVGHQMSELVEQIGEHLRAEPRIPAGESPRS; encoded by the coding sequence ATGCAGACCACGGACAACAGCCTGACTTGGCTATTGGAAGGACTTCTCGAGCGCACCCCGGGCACCCGCCACGCCCTAGTGCTCTCACGCGACGGGCTCAAGCTCTGCTGGACGCCGCACCTCACACTTGACCAGGCCGACCAACTCTCGGCGATCTGCTCGGGCATCCAGGCCCTTGCACAGGGGGCGTCGGTCGAGTTCGGCGACGGCAGCGGCGGTGTCCGGCACTCGATGACGGAGTTCCACGGCGGACTGCTCTTCATCGTGGAGGCCGGCGACGGCGCACATCTGGCGGTCATCGCCGCGGACGGCGCCGATCCAGGGGCGGTGGGACACCAGATGAGCGAGTTGGTCGAGCAGATCGGCGAACACCTACGGGCCGAGCCCCGCATTCCGGCCGGGGAGAGTCCGCGCTCATGA
- a CDS encoding DUF742 domain-containing protein has product MTRRPVDMGDPDRLYTVTGGRSRTDDDNFDLVTLIVSECAPSPGMQSEHVRILELCRHPIAVVEVSAELKLPITVVRILLGDLQATGRITARHPRRSRSLIDLPDSALLEEVLHGLRNL; this is encoded by the coding sequence ATGACACGCCGCCCCGTCGACATGGGTGACCCGGATCGGCTGTACACGGTCACCGGTGGCCGCAGCCGTACCGACGATGACAACTTCGACCTGGTGACGTTGATCGTCAGCGAGTGTGCGCCATCACCGGGCATGCAGTCGGAGCACGTACGGATCCTGGAACTGTGCCGGCATCCCATCGCGGTCGTCGAGGTGTCCGCAGAACTCAAACTGCCGATCACGGTGGTGCGGATTCTGCTGGGCGACCTCCAGGCGACGGGGCGCATCACGGCACGCCACCCACGGCGGAGCCGCTCCCTCATCGACCTGCCCGACTCGGCACTCCTGGAGGAGGTGCTCCATGGACTCCGCAACCTCTGA
- a CDS encoding GTP-binding protein, which yields MDSATSELTGRTPLVDSAETGLKIVIVGGFGVGKTTLVKSVSEIRPLNTEEVMTQAGVGVDDPGGLTTKTTTTVAFDFGRISLNDRMVLYLFGAPGQERFWFLWDRLFSGTLGAVVLVDTRRMSDSWYAIDRLEHHNTPFVVAVNRFDGDPAAFSLDEIRQALSLPAHVPLLDCDARVRNSGKHVLISLVNHLHELAMAREMTP from the coding sequence ATGGACTCCGCAACCTCTGAACTAACCGGCAGGACACCGCTGGTCGACTCCGCCGAGACCGGCTTGAAGATCGTGATCGTCGGTGGCTTCGGGGTGGGCAAGACCACGCTGGTCAAGTCCGTCAGCGAGATCCGTCCGTTGAACACGGAGGAGGTGATGACCCAGGCGGGCGTCGGAGTCGACGATCCGGGCGGGCTCACCACTAAGACCACCACGACGGTAGCCTTCGACTTCGGCCGGATCAGCCTCAACGACCGCATGGTGCTCTACCTGTTCGGTGCGCCGGGCCAGGAGCGATTCTGGTTCCTCTGGGACCGTCTGTTCTCCGGCACTCTCGGCGCGGTCGTCCTGGTCGACACCCGTCGGATGAGCGATTCTTGGTACGCCATTGACCGGTTGGAACACCACAACACGCCCTTCGTCGTGGCGGTCAACCGCTTCGACGGCGACCCCGCAGCCTTCTCCCTGGACGAGATACGTCAGGCGTTGTCGCTGCCCGCCCATGTGCCCTTGCTCGACTGTGACGCCCGGGTCCGCAACTCTGGCAAGCATGTGCTGATCAGCCTCGTCAACCACCTGCATGAACTGGCCATGGCCCGGGAGATGACACCATGA
- a CDS encoding cytochrome P450 produces MNEFTESVSGGAGPSGAAMAPPPGCPAHGGAMRLSGLEYQQTPSELYRAMRREYGPVAPILLDGDIPAWLVLGYAEVSYVTGHDDLFARDSRRWNQWGSIPADWPLMPFVGYQPSVLFTEGPEHQRRAGVITEALEGVDQFELAHWSRRIAHQLIDVFAGSGRAELMASYAHALPMRAAVQMCGMPAGGDDTEELVRDLRITLDAHEGDDPVAAYIRVQERIQQLVKEKRSAPGPDVTSRMLVNQARLSDEEIIQDLISIIAAAQQPTANWIGNSLRLLLTDDRFALNVSGGRLSVGQALNEVLWLDTPTQNFIGRWAVRDTQLGGRQIRAGDCVVLGLAAANTDPQIWPEGHVGAENSAHLSFSNGEHRCPYPAPLLADVIARTAVETLLERLPDVVLGVEPAELNWRPSIWMRGLTSLPVRFTPVVR; encoded by the coding sequence ATGAACGAGTTCACGGAATCAGTGAGCGGGGGCGCCGGTCCATCCGGGGCCGCGATGGCGCCGCCCCCCGGCTGCCCGGCCCACGGGGGCGCCATGCGGCTGAGCGGGTTGGAGTACCAGCAGACCCCTTCCGAGCTCTACCGCGCCATGCGCCGCGAGTACGGACCGGTGGCACCGATTCTGCTGGACGGTGACATTCCGGCGTGGCTGGTGCTGGGCTACGCCGAGGTCAGCTATGTGACCGGGCACGATGACCTCTTCGCACGTGATTCACGGCGCTGGAACCAGTGGGGCTCGATCCCCGCCGACTGGCCGTTGATGCCCTTCGTGGGCTACCAGCCCTCGGTGCTCTTCACCGAGGGCCCCGAGCACCAGCGTCGAGCCGGAGTGATCACCGAGGCGCTGGAGGGTGTGGACCAGTTCGAACTCGCGCACTGGAGTCGTCGGATCGCCCATCAGTTGATCGATGTCTTCGCGGGCAGCGGACGTGCCGAGTTGATGGCTTCGTACGCACACGCCCTCCCGATGCGGGCCGCCGTCCAGATGTGTGGAATGCCCGCCGGGGGTGACGACACCGAGGAACTGGTGCGCGATCTGCGGATCACCCTGGACGCCCACGAGGGCGACGATCCGGTGGCGGCGTACATCCGGGTACAGGAGCGCATACAGCAACTGGTCAAGGAGAAGCGTTCGGCACCGGGTCCTGATGTGACATCACGGATGCTGGTCAACCAGGCCCGGCTGAGCGATGAGGAGATCATCCAGGATCTGATCTCGATCATCGCCGCGGCCCAGCAGCCCACCGCCAACTGGATCGGCAACAGTCTGCGGCTACTGCTGACCGACGACCGCTTTGCACTGAATGTCTCGGGCGGTCGGCTCAGTGTCGGCCAGGCGCTGAACGAGGTGCTCTGGCTGGACACGCCGACGCAGAACTTCATCGGCCGTTGGGCGGTACGTGACACGCAGTTGGGCGGTCGGCAGATCCGCGCGGGTGACTGTGTGGTGCTGGGCCTCGCGGCGGCCAACACCGATCCGCAGATCTGGCCGGAGGGACACGTCGGGGCGGAGAACTCGGCGCATCTGTCCTTCAGCAACGGCGAGCACCGGTGCCCCTACCCCGCCCCCCTGCTCGCGGATGTCATCGCGCGTACGGCAGTGGAGACGCTCTTGGAACGGCTGCCGGACGTGGTGCTCGGTGTGGAGCCGGCGGAGTTGAACTGGCGCCCCTCGATCTGGATGCGCGGGCTGACGTCGCTGCCCGTCCGCTTCACTCCGGTGGTTCGCTGA